Below is a genomic region from Fusarium oxysporum Fo47 chromosome XI, complete sequence.
CTGTCATGGCACAGAATGGTCTTGTCAAAGGCGCTAGGTTTTAGCTTATATCTACTGAATAAGTGGTGACGTGGATGTGAAATTAGGTAAGGCCATTAACTGATAGCCGTACCTGAAATTGGGGAAAAGAAAGGTATATGCGGGATTTTCAGGTCAAAATTGATTCGAAGTGGCGTCAGGATTAGCAGGCATAGAGCCAAGAGTGTTGAACATGCTGTGTCCGAGATTGTAAACTTTCCCCTGTGAACGATCTATTGAGACTACTGGAAAAGCATCGCGACCTTCTTCAGCTACTATACTGCTGATTTTGGGCATGCTTGTGACGATGTAATGATCTGCTTTCTGACAGTCTGACCTGGGAATAGCGTCGTTGCCGGATCCAGCCCGAGCATCAAGTACCATTCGGGCTTTTCCCGGGCATGCTTTGGAAGACTTCCGTGTCAGTTAGTTGGCTACCCCGTAAGCCATGATTTGAATTTGGATCTCGGCAAGATGCCCAGAATCACTATTTATGCATAGCTCAAGGACTAGTCCGATGGTTGAAAGTCGACACTAGTTGAGTGCGTGCTACTGAACAACATGGCTGCTCAATATCCCGACTTCGACAAGCTTCCACTGGACAAGACTGGCCCTCGGGGTAATGCATGGGGACTTTGGGGAAACGACGACCAGCTGGGAACTCTGAATCATTTGACAGATGAGGCAGTTGGACAAGCAGCAAGAGAGAACATCAAGACTGGGACCAGGCTGTCATTGAAGTAAGTGAGGTCGTGGTAGAACTAAAGTACACTGGCGCTAACTTACGATGAAGCTGGTCAATGAAGGGAGCTTCATACCCTAAATTTGCTCGCAAGAATTTGGATCTAAGGCTGATCAATAAGGCTCCTCTGAAGCATGCCCATGACGATGAAGTGGGCTTCCCTCACCCGCACCGAACCTTCTGAAGCTGACCGTGATGCGACAGTGGAGCTTCAATTCACAATGTAGTTCGCAGTGGGATGGCTTCCGACATTATGCTTATCAAAATGAAGCCGTGGGTTCACACCAGCTGTCCCTTAGCCAAGGCTAACAGCACAGTTGTACTACATGGGCCGCAAAGCCGAGGAGTTTGCCGCATCGGACCACCCGAATAGCATCCACCGTATGGTCCAGCTCATTGAAAGATGCAACGAGCTATAGACTGACCAGGTATAGATGTCTCAGCCAAAGGAATCGCGGGCCGCGCTGTCTTCATTGACTGGTACTCATGGGCGCTCGCTCAGGGCCTCGAAATCGATGCCATGTCATCATACGAGGTCCCCTTTGACCAGATTGTCAAAACTCTGGGGTTTCAAAACATGAACCTTGACTCTTTGCGAGCGGGGGACATCGTCGTAATTCGCTTCGGATATCTGTCCCAATACGAGAATATGGAGCCTGCAAAGCGCGAGTATCTCGACAAACTTTACCAAACGAAAAAGCCAGATAATATTGGACTCAAGCCATCCGATGAACTTTTGAGGTTCCTCTGGAATAGTAAGGTTGCGGCGATCTGCGGAGACTCACGGTCGTTGGAAGTTTGGCCATGTAAAGACCTGGACTGGCATTTGCATGAGTGGCTTCTGGCAGGTTGGGGTATGCCTATTGGGGAACTCTTCTACCTGGAAGAACTTGCCAAGACATGTAAGGCGCTGGAGAGATACACTTTCTTCATGTCAAGTTCACCGATGAACGTGGGTTTGTTCCTTGATTGCCATGCTGGACGACGCTAACTTTGGTAGGTACCTGGGGCTGTTGCAAGCCCGCCAAATGCCCTTGCATTCTTTTGAGGTGGCGGTTTTTGAGAGATGGATAACATAGTTACTATACGTAGAGGCATATGGATGCCTTGATAAATACTTATTGGAGCGATAAATGCTAGCGATAAGCTGTTTCAGCATTGTGTCTTCCAACCTGCTTGCTTGCTCTCGTGATTACTCTGCTACCTCCATTGGAACCTTGAACATGACAAATATCAAGGCCCATTGTGAGTCACTATCGGATCCTGCTCAAAATCACTCGTCTGAAGCAGTAGACCTATCCTTAGGAACCAGGTCTGTTCCCGAGGCCGGAAAATGTCCGATTGATGTTAAGTTCCGCTGACACGACAAAACTATTTCCGACCAAGGCAAGGTTCACTCGCTTGACGTAACTCAGGCAAGGAAGAGCCCAGTCAGTAGCCAGTACTAAGTCCCTTCTAACTCAATACAGCATATGAAGTGAGATGCGGGGTCCCCATGGGGTTGAGGTCAGGGATCAGTAGCACCGGAGCGCACCCGATGGACAGAGTTGCTTTGATCACCATGATTCAGGTCAACATATATACCATGCTTAACCCCGTGACAGAGTGAGTAGGTAGGCAAACAGTTACTCCACAATCCATGAGACGTATCCCTACGAGCCATGGaccaaagcaacaacaaagCCCTTGAGGTAGACGACAAGTTTGTCGAGCACGCTCCCGATGCCTATCCAGGCCTATcaccagaagatgctgagtTTATGAGGGGGTACGAAGGAAAGACTGGCAAGAAAGTCGTCAAAAAGGTATGTCAAACATGCGGCAAAGTAGCTTCAACTGACGCGTGCAGATTGACTTTCGACTCCTCCCCATTATGGCCGTTCTGTATCTACTTGCGCATATCGACCGAGGAAATATTGGAAACGCGAAAATCGAGGGGATGGACAAggatcttggccttgttggaAACCAGTACAACATCGCCAGCACTATCTTTTTCGTGCCCTACATCATTTTTGGTAAGTTCTCACAAGAAAACTGGGGGACACATGCTGATAAACTATAGAGGTACCTTCCAATATTGTCTTGAAGAAGGTTAGAGCGAGCATCTGGCTGTCATTCTTGGTTATTTGCTGGGGAACCGTCATGACCTGCATGGGAGTAGTGCAGAACTTCCAAGGCCTTGTTGCGTGCCGAGTAATTCTCGGAGTATTCGAGGTAAGTGGCacttccttcttctgctcgaCCATGCTGACTCGTAGGCCAGGCAGGTTTCTTCCCAGGCgccgtcttcatcgtctcgaGCTGGTACCCCCGTCACGAACTTCAGCAACGTCTCGCCATTTTCTACACAGCCTCAGCATTTTCTGGTGCACTCAGTGGCCTTCTGGCTTTCGGAATCGCTCGTCTCGATGGTGCTAGAGGTATTGCTGGATGGCGCTGGATCTTCCTCATTGAAGGAGCTGTGACTGTCGCAGCTGGTCTGGTGATGCCCCTACTCATCATTGACACTCCCGAAAGAGCCAAGTGGCtttcagatgatgagaagcgATATGTGGACCTCCGTTTGCGACTCTCTGGAGTCAGATCAAACACGGAAGAGGGCGACAAGTTCTCGTGGAAGCTGCTCTTCAAGACCATGGTTGATTGGAAGGTGTTGCTGGGAATTATTCTCGCTTGGGCTAATTCTGTCCCCAATGCTGCCTTCAAGTTCACCATGCCCCAGATCATCAAGCAGCTTGGATTCTCAACTGCACAATCACAGCTTTTGACAATGCCTCCATATGTATGTGGTGGTATTGCTGCATGGTTATCTGGAAGATTCTCGGACCGTTTGTCGTGGCGTATGCCTTTTATTGTTGGGCCCATGTCTGTACTCCTTGTCGCCCTGGCTGTGCTGTTCAATTACTCCAAGAACGTGGCGGATAATGTTCCAGCTATGTATGTTGGTGTCATGCTGGCTCAGATCGGTATTTATCCACTTCTCCCAGGTATCAGCGCATGGACAGGTAACAACCTTGCACCGTCATGGAAGAGATCTATTGGTCTGGCTTGGCTTTTGGCTGCAGGAAACCTTGGCAGTAAGTTTACCCATGGGAGTCTCATTATCAACGTTCCCCTCTAACACAACGATAGGCCTCATTGGAACAAACATCTTTCTCGATAGAGAAAGCCCTCAATATCCGACTGGGTATGGAGTCTCACTCGGGATTATTTGCCTGGGTGCTTCCTGCGCTCTGCTCATGGAGTTTTGTCTCTGGAAGTCGAACAAGGCAAGGGCTCAGCGTTCTGAGGCGGAGATACGTCAGAAGTATTCTCAGGAGGAACTGGATGCTATGGGAGAGCGAAGTCCGTTGTACAAGTACACCCTTTAGCCATGGAGAACATGTTGCAGaggctttggtggtgttgggCATCGATAATAAAATAGCAACCAATTAAGAATTGCCAAATCGATCTCTATCaagtatataagtatttatagtgAACTGATTCTAATGAAGTTAATCTTTTAAAAATACGTGGACCAGCCTCTgctcctcaacaacagcccATTCATATCATGTCTAAGACTGCAGCTCTTGGAGTAACAGATCGACAGGTGTCCATGTAGCAGTAGGTAGATTTGCACGCCCAATGCCAATATCATACTTGCCTGGAGCAATAGAGCGAGCATAAAGCTGAGTCCAGAACTCGCCAGTGTTGGTACAGACCGTGGTGGATTCaccatcttcgtcttcagtGTAAAAGCAGGAGAGCTTTGGCGCTCTGCATTGCAGCGAACCACCGGCATCAAATTCGCAGGTGAAGCGCGTTTGCTCTGTGACCTCGAAGTCGTAGCATATGTGAATTGTAGTGTAtctgttggtgatgtcggAGATAGTGCACATTTCATGACCATTTGACGAGAGGTATCCTGTGTCCGGATCGATTGACAGCACTGCCTCCACGGAACCATCAGTAGGTGTACTGGCTATCTCCAAGACACCTCCGGAGGTTGGTGAATAGCGGACTATAGCGTTGGGAATAGGGCCATCCTGGGCTTTAACTCTGTATGCAATTGGGGCTACAGAAGAAGTGGTGGCGGGAGAAGAGGTCGTTGTACCCGGAGAAGCTGAGATTGTAGTGAAGAGAGTTGTAGCGTCAGTCGTGGGTGCAGATGATGCCTCAGTTGTGAAGCTGGATGTCGAAAGAATAGTCGAGACTGATTCGGTAGACGCGATACAGCCGGTAGAAACGATGGAGGAGATGGTTGACAGCTCCTACGTCTCGGACGACATTGCTTCGGTCATAGAAGCTGACAAAGCGATTGTAGACGTCGGGTTGCTTGTCTCGGTGGACGAAGACTCGGTAGCGGCAGTGGTAACAGCTGAGCTGCTGGGCTTGCAAGGACTAGCCATGCAGCCCAGTCCGAGCGACAACAAGATGTGAAAGCGCATTCTCTTAACGATAGACTAGGGTGAGAGTATGAGGGAAGATTGACTGAAGAGATTCAATGGGAGCGGCGGTCGTCTGGGTCTCCTATTTATGAGGACGAAAAGCAAAGATTTGCAATAGTAAAGCCACCACATCTCTTGAAGGAGCCGCTATTGAATGCGCCACCTTGAAACTATCGTGGCCCAACGACGCCTAGATCCTGTAGGTTGCCTTCCGTCGACACGCTAAGCCCACTAAAGCATAAAACGCAGAGCACTAGCTCAGGGACCAGGAGAAGTTGCAGGGGTTGAGTCGATGGCAATGACCTTAATTTCTACCTTAAAAAAAAGCATATCATATCCTGGCTAGCATTAATATTGTGGATAATTGGAAGCATTGAAtcttgtcttcctctttcGTTATGATCTCGGGAATCGAAAGTTGTTAGAATTCCACAAAACTCCTATTGTCCGTTGACTTGCATGAAGGATTGACTAATGCCATTAGCCGGAATCCTGTCAGCCCTAACATGCCGAGATAGCCTTCATCCCGCAGCCTGAGCTTTATATAAGGACCATGGATAACTTGCTTATGTTTCCCTAAAAGACTGTCTTCTACTGTCCACGTTGTCTTGCCCATGATCTCGTGGTTCTTTAGTTCAATCATGGCGAGCCATCTTGTCGTCCTTCTCGGTATCCATGGAGTCCTCGCCTCTGGAGGCCCTGTTGTAGATTTTGGGTATGCGGTTTACCAAGGATCTGTGCAAGAGGTAAGAAGAAATACCATTGATGCCGCGACATCGCTGATATGACTGGCGTGAAGGGAACCTCGAATTTGTAcaacttctccaacatcaGATATGGTGAACCGCCGATAGGTGATCTTCGATTGTACGTGTCGCACTACCCAATACGATCTGCGATTGCCGATTGCTCTGTGCCGAAATACTGACTTGGTAGCGCGAAGCCTGTTGCTCCCAAAGGACGTAATGTCACCATAGACAAAGGCGACGTTGGCCGTATTTGTCCCCAGGCGATGGCCGCTTGGGAAGTCTACACTTCATTCACTGGACCCGACTTCCTAAGTGGCAAGATCTCGACTCTTACAGACGACCACATACATGCTCTGCACGAACCTTCAGATCTTAAGATAGTAATAGATCCTAGAGAGACCGAAGATTGTCTCTTTCTCGACGTTGTCACGCCTGTTGAGACTTTCGATAGCCCAGTAAAGAAACTGGCGCCTGTGATATTCTGGCTGTCTGGAGGCGGATACACGACTGGTGACAAAGGCTGGTTTGATCCAGCAGGTCTCATCAAGGCGAGCTACGCGTCGAGCCCGGAAGGATTGGTCTTTGTTTCTGCAAATTACCGAGTATGTTGTTGCCAGCTGAAGTCAAGGAAGTTAGAAGGTTGACGAATCACAGCTTGGTGCTCTTGGATGGCTTGCTGGAACGAAACTGGACTCCGGTAATGATGCGAATCGACCTGGTACTGATGATGTGTAGCTGATGAGCAGTTCAGAAACGATGGTAGCCAATTCGGCACTTTACGACCAGAGACTGGCACTTGAATGGATCCAAGAGAATATCCATCAGTTCGGCGGCGATCCAACTCGTGTGACCATCATGGGCGAATCAGCTGGAGGTTTGTCTTTTTCTAGCCCATGGAAGCGAGCTTCAACACTGACTGGAACCTGACAGGTGCCAGTATTTATCATCACCTGACCGCTTTTGGAGGCAAAGATAAGACAACACTCTTGCAACGGGCAATTCCTCAGAGCACTGGCTGGTAAGACACGCAAAGGTTATGCAGTCTTTGGCTAACGGACTTTAGGGTTCATATCGCAAATGAAAAACTCGAGAATGATGTTATCGACAAGTTCCTCGCTCTTGCCAAAGTTCCAGATTTGAAAGCGGCTAGAAAGCTGTCAACTGAAGAGGTTCAAGAGGCTAACCGGCTTCTGATCTCAAACTCTGCTTGGGGAACAAGTACTACTGGCCCATTCGTAGATGGGCTATATGTACCAGAGAACCCGGATAAGCTCTTCGCTGAGGGCAGGCATATTCAGAGGGTGGATGTCTTGATTGGCTTCAACGAAGACGAGGGACTGATCTTCACATCTCCCGAGTCGAATGACAATGCTGGGTACCGCAAGTTTTTGGAGTCAACATACTCTAACGCCAGCCCCGAGACACTTGATCACATCGAGACAAAGCTCTACCCACCAGTATTTGACGGAAGCTACGGGTACACCAACCAAACGGGTCGTGCCTCCATCACCAAGGCTGAATCGGAGTTCACCTGCAAGTACGGATTCCTGCAGGCCGCGTATGGAAACAGAGCCAAGAGCTACCGTTTCAACGTTTATCCCGGCCTTCACGGTAGTGAAATGCACTATACCTTCTACAATGGTCCAAAAAGAAACCccgaggttgatgaagctaTTGCTGTTGGGTTTCAAGAGCTCCTGACGAGCTTTGCAGCGATTGGGAACGCGACTTCGCTGACCGCTCCTCAGGGGGTGCCAGTGTACGGGGAAGAGAGGCGTATGCTTTACATCGGTAACGAGGGCTTCGGTATCACGACGGATGCGACTGTTCCAGAGCGCTGCAAGTTCTGGCAAAGTGGTATTTACCTGTGAGTTTGTATTGTCGCCGCAGTTTTTATGCCAAGAGTCGACTGGCGAAGAGATGCTTGCGGCAGCCATCTGCTGTTGGCTTGGGTATCGAGGCTCGATAAGGTCGGAATAGGgtttttgttgttgtttgtgGTTGGGAGCTTTCCACGTCAAATTTGGAAGAGATGGTATTGGAATAGGGATTTGGCAGCTTCGAGAAAATCAAGGTTAAAAGAGTTCTTTTTCCTCTTGTGCTGTTTCGCGGGGCTTTCGTCCAAAGTCTGGTTGACACTGTTCTTCTCTGCTGTTCGTACTTAGTGTTCGTTACTTTATATTCCTTGGAGAGGCCCTTGAATCACTGGGTAGCGGGGCTTGCATGAGATGGATCTCCTGATCGTCCACAAATTCTGGCCGCCGGAGGTCTTCCCCTTTGCCAAATATCATCCTGAACCTAGACTTTGAACGGAACGGAAGCGCTCTTGATATTAAATATCATTGAACAGAGAACCGGCACATCCCTCAAATCTGGAGGGAAGTGGTATGTTGATGATTACTGACCAACACAGATACGTCActacaccaacaccaacgcaAATTCCACCTTGACCAATCTTCAACCCCCCCCTGTGATGCACCACCCACAATGTCTCCCTCGCCGAATCAGTCCCTTCACCGACTGAGCGTAGAGAACTCTTGGTTTGCAACGCACCCAATACTCTGGACATCCCAACACCTCAATCTTCTGGGCGTTCCCTTCCAGCACTTCGAAGGCCCCCTTCATGCACCACAACCATGCGGTGACGATGTTAAAGACCTTGACGCGATTGAAGTCGTTTACCATGTCACCCGCCTCGCGACGGTTTCGTCAACCGTGATGAAGCTCAAGTCTGCCTTGTATCTTCTTTGTGCTCCAGGAAGCCCGCTTGGGCGCAAGCCGCAAGTTGACTCTTGCTCCCTCTGGCCGGCATCGAAGGGCTAACTTGGTTTCTTTGGACAGATACGCCGCAAAATTCTTTTACGCAAGACGCCCCGTTCACGAAACATTGTgccatgttcttcatgtCGCCAAGCCATCCCCCAAGAAGCAGCCCCCCGTGATCGGCTACGCATACTATAAAGCTATCAACCGGGAGCGACAGAGACGTTTCACTCCTCGGTTGCATCCAAAATCCGACATCAATCACCCCGTCGAGAGACTCTGTCGCCTCTACTTGCGCAAAGTCACTCCAGATAACTGGTCCGACGACCCTTACATCGTCTGTCTGCTGTTGGCGCTGG
It encodes:
- a CDS encoding major facilitator superfamily domain-containing protein — its product is MDQSNNKALEVDDKFVEHAPDAYPGLSPEDAEFMRGYEGKTGKKVVKKIDFRLLPIMAVLYLLAHIDRGNIGNAKIEGMDKDLGLVGNQYNIASTIFFVPYIIFEVPSNIVLKKVRASIWLSFLVICWGTVMTCMGVVQNFQGLVACRVILGVFEAGFFPGAVFIVSSWYPRHELQQRLAIFYTASAFSGALSGLLAFGIARLDGARGIAGWRWIFLIEGAVTVAAGLVMPLLIIDTPERAKWLSDDEKRYVDLRLRLSGVRSNTEEGDKFSWKLLFKTMVDWKVLLGIILAWANSVPNAAFKFTMPQIIKQLGFSTAQSQLLTMPPYVCGGIAAWLSGRFSDRLSWRMPFIVGPMSVLLVALAVLFNYSKNVADNVPAMYVGVMLAQIGIYPLLPGISAWTGNNLAPSWKRSIGLAWLLAAGNLGSLIGTNIFLDRESPQYPTGYGVSLGIICLGASCALLMEFCLWKSNKARAQRSEAEIRQKAKSVVQVHPLAMENMLQRLWWCWASIIK
- a CDS encoding Alpha/Beta hydrolase protein, with amino-acid sequence MASHLVVLLGIHGVLASGGPVVDFGYAVYQGSVQEGTSNLYNFSNIRYGEPPIGDLRFAKPVAPKGRNVTIDKGDVGRICPQAMAAWEVYTSFTGPDFLSGKISTLTDDHIHALHEPSDLKIVIDPRETEDCLFLDVVTPVETFDSPVKKLAPVIFWLSGGGYTTGDKGWFDPAGLIKASYASSPEGLVFVSANYRLMSSSETMVANSALYDQRLALEWIQENIHQFGGDPTRVTIMGESAGGASIYHHLTAFGGKDKTTLLQRAIPQSTGWVHIANEKLENDVIDKFLALAKVPDLKAARKLSTEEVQEANRLLISNSAWGTSTTGPFVDGLYVPENPDKLFAEGRHIQRVDVLIGFNEDEGLIFTSPESNDNAGYRKFLESTYSNASPETLDHIETKLYPPVFDGSYGYTNQTGRASITKAESEFTCKYGFLQAAYGNRAKSYRFNVYPGLHGSEMHYTFYNGPKRNPEVDEAIAVGFQELLTSFAAIGNATSLTAPQGVPVYGEERRMLYIGNEGFGITTDATVPERCKFWQSGIYL